In Aquimarina sp. TRL1, a single window of DNA contains:
- a CDS encoding DUF5916 domain-containing protein, producing MGLIPVNNVQYKNKWVFLFCVFSLWLKGYTQKEIQIHFTEAPVKVDGVLDKDEWEPYMIDGYFIQNRPDNGEKSKRRTKIGVQYDNTYIYVAAKLFVESKEEINAQLTARDNTGNTDFFGIQMDPFGRAREGYDFTVTAAGVQSDEKLSEFSSYRNFNVIWKSNVMQYDTYWTVEMRIPFNSIRFSKDDMSNFRINFQRFSSKLNESSYWNHIDANIDGFLNQFGKLTGIKKVHPPLNLSLFPFVSSLTERRGSSGTKTSFTGGLDMKYVHNNAYTLDVSMIPDFSQAQSDDQVFNLSPFEVRFNENRQFFIEGTEIFDKGGYIYTRRIGGTPIDKNNLDTKENEEIISNPLTANILNLVKVTGKSSGGLSVGVLNGVTAESEAEIRDTITNTIRKETTNPLTNYTSVVLDQALRNNGSVTLVNNSVLRNGVTYDANLSALLYRWYNKNRTYSMYFKKAVSQQYFSDEKNVFGHQYFGRFSKVSGKWTGNISLNMYDDDFDINDFGFLARNNQLQFQGNLQYTNPSPKKTFANYQVGATHRQRYYYSLMENELATYRLYGNARFKKNNHVIYTSSTYGKKRKDFYEPRKEGYYFVRPAFAESFFEYQTNRNKNISFAGYIVGVKFLNNAIYKNAIHSGYGIRARLGQHFSAYLAQNYSYNPGNAGYIDTEEDTVIFGERSTKELTNRLHLNYAVNAKVNINARLRHYWFQADYRNQYSLTKRGELQKNDLDINVDSYDKNFNAFTIDVLARWQFAPASEISLGYKMGTNRTDKAVGSSYTENFDSVLSTDSNHSFTMKLTYFLDTSLFKKRGRK from the coding sequence ATGGGATTAATACCAGTTAATAATGTGCAGTATAAAAATAAATGGGTTTTTCTTTTTTGTGTTTTTAGTCTTTGGCTAAAAGGGTATACTCAAAAAGAAATACAGATTCATTTTACAGAAGCTCCAGTAAAAGTAGATGGAGTATTGGATAAAGATGAATGGGAGCCCTATATGATTGATGGTTATTTTATACAGAATCGACCTGATAATGGTGAGAAATCTAAACGAAGAACAAAGATAGGAGTGCAATATGATAATACGTATATCTATGTAGCAGCAAAATTATTTGTAGAAAGCAAAGAAGAAATCAATGCTCAACTAACGGCAAGAGATAATACAGGGAATACTGATTTTTTTGGGATTCAGATGGACCCTTTTGGGAGAGCAAGAGAAGGCTATGATTTTACGGTAACTGCAGCAGGTGTACAATCTGATGAAAAATTAAGTGAATTTTCTAGTTATAGAAACTTTAATGTTATCTGGAAAAGTAACGTTATGCAATATGATACGTATTGGACAGTAGAAATGAGAATACCGTTTAATAGTATTCGCTTTTCTAAAGATGACATGAGTAATTTTAGAATTAATTTTCAACGGTTCTCTTCTAAACTGAATGAAAGTTCTTACTGGAATCATATCGACGCGAATATAGATGGTTTTTTAAACCAGTTTGGAAAGCTTACAGGAATTAAAAAAGTACACCCACCACTTAATTTATCACTTTTTCCATTTGTATCTTCACTGACAGAACGCAGAGGAAGTAGTGGTACTAAAACGAGCTTTACCGGAGGATTGGATATGAAATATGTGCATAATAATGCATATACATTAGATGTATCTATGATTCCTGATTTTAGCCAGGCTCAATCAGATGACCAGGTATTTAACTTATCTCCTTTTGAGGTGAGATTTAACGAGAACAGGCAATTTTTTATCGAAGGGACTGAAATATTTGATAAAGGAGGGTATATCTATACTCGTAGAATAGGAGGAACGCCTATTGATAAAAACAATCTGGATACGAAAGAAAATGAAGAAATTATTTCTAATCCGCTAACAGCTAATATTTTGAACTTAGTAAAGGTAACAGGAAAATCTTCCGGGGGATTATCAGTAGGAGTACTCAATGGCGTAACTGCGGAAAGTGAAGCTGAAATTCGTGATACGATTACTAATACGATACGAAAAGAAACTACTAATCCGTTGACTAATTATACATCAGTCGTTTTAGATCAGGCATTGCGCAATAATGGTTCTGTAACATTGGTTAATAACTCAGTTTTGCGAAATGGAGTAACTTATGATGCGAATTTGTCTGCTTTGTTATACCGATGGTATAATAAGAACAGAACGTATTCTATGTATTTTAAAAAAGCAGTTTCTCAACAATATTTTTCGGATGAGAAAAATGTATTTGGTCATCAATATTTTGGAAGGTTTTCTAAAGTTAGCGGGAAATGGACAGGAAATATCTCTCTAAATATGTATGACGATGATTTTGATATCAATGATTTTGGTTTTTTAGCCAGAAACAATCAATTGCAGTTCCAGGGAAATCTTCAGTATACTAATCCGTCACCCAAAAAAACATTTGCTAATTATCAGGTGGGAGCTACTCATAGGCAGCGATATTATTACAGTCTTATGGAAAATGAATTAGCTACATATAGGCTCTATGGAAATGCGCGATTCAAGAAAAATAATCATGTGATATACACATCTTCTACCTATGGAAAAAAGCGGAAGGATTTTTATGAACCTAGAAAAGAGGGATATTATTTTGTACGTCCCGCATTTGCTGAAAGCTTTTTTGAATATCAAACCAATCGCAATAAGAACATATCATTTGCAGGTTATATCGTCGGGGTAAAATTTTTAAACAATGCGATTTATAAAAATGCGATTCACAGTGGATATGGTATCAGAGCTCGTTTAGGACAACATTTTTCGGCTTACCTAGCTCAAAATTATTCATATAATCCCGGAAATGCAGGGTATATTGATACAGAGGAGGATACTGTTATTTTTGGAGAACGAAGTACCAAAGAATTAACAAATAGACTTCATCTTAATTATGCAGTAAATGCAAAGGTTAATATCAATGCACGGTTAAGACATTATTGGTTTCAGGCAGATTATCGAAATCAATACTCCCTTACTAAAAGAGGAGAATTACAAAAAAATGATTTGGATATCAATGTAGATTCATACGATAAGAATTTTAATGCTTTTACGATAGATGTACTGGCGAGATGGCAGTTTGCTCCGGCAAGTGAAATTAGTTTAGGGTATAAAATGGGAACTAATAGGACTGATAAAGCTGTAGGGAGTTCGTATACTGAGAATTTTGATTCGGTACTTTCTACGGATAGTAATCATTCGTTTACGATGAAACTCACATATTTTTTAGATACTTCTCTATTCAAGAAACGAGGAAGAAAGTAA
- a CDS encoding DUF4270 family protein — protein sequence MKYICIITSLLLLFSCSKNEEDLSLEIGDDWIDGKTKVYYIDTISVATSTFKFDSLMMPNSKRILVGNYNDPVFGHTESQSYMELIGSSFSLDNEAIYDSIALILPYDNYYYNDTIPTQQIEVYEVLEEIKPEDDFFYNTSAFDYSGTPIATKRFSPTPRKEDSLHITVSNLFGIELFKKIVDDKINNNEEFTTDYRGITIKANEQNTAFLGFKKSGVLRVYYTLKEDTQVKELTMDFLINETKFFNQIKSDRSGTYFETLKEQKITIPSTDTDNNCFIQAGVGIATKIDIPFIERINDIPGTGTIIEASLNISLKHKSSTEYHTTRDSLQFYVINKNSEIVKELFTPTGVPVEGTITKDDSEFNVVNYVIPIKDFLDNKLHNSTYRELYLAMYSKEYNYAVDRYIFNGENAPNDKKVTLELTYAIYDEDDE from the coding sequence ATGAAATATATATGTATAATCACTAGTTTACTATTACTATTCTCGTGTAGTAAAAATGAAGAAGATCTCTCATTAGAAATTGGGGATGATTGGATTGATGGAAAGACCAAGGTTTATTATATTGATACGATTAGCGTCGCAACATCAACCTTTAAATTTGATTCTTTAATGATGCCGAATTCTAAAAGAATTCTGGTAGGAAACTACAATGACCCTGTATTCGGACACACAGAAAGTCAAAGTTATATGGAGTTAATAGGCTCTTCTTTCTCTCTGGACAATGAAGCTATCTATGATTCTATTGCTTTGATTTTACCCTATGATAACTACTACTATAACGATACAATTCCTACTCAGCAAATAGAAGTATATGAAGTACTAGAAGAAATTAAACCCGAAGATGATTTTTTTTATAACACATCTGCCTTTGATTACAGTGGTACGCCTATAGCTACAAAAAGATTCTCCCCAACCCCGAGAAAAGAAGACTCATTACACATTACAGTCAGTAACCTTTTTGGAATTGAGCTCTTTAAAAAAATAGTAGATGACAAAATCAATAATAACGAAGAGTTTACCACAGACTATAGAGGAATCACCATCAAAGCAAATGAACAAAATACTGCCTTTTTAGGATTCAAAAAAAGTGGCGTACTCAGGGTTTACTATACCTTAAAAGAAGATACACAGGTCAAAGAATTAACAATGGATTTTCTCATCAACGAAACAAAATTCTTTAATCAAATAAAAAGTGATAGGAGCGGTACTTATTTCGAAACTCTCAAAGAACAAAAAATAACAATCCCCAGTACTGATACTGATAATAATTGCTTTATCCAGGCTGGAGTTGGAATTGCTACCAAAATAGACATTCCCTTTATCGAAAGAATTAATGACATTCCAGGAACAGGAACTATTATAGAAGCCTCTTTAAATATCTCTCTCAAACATAAAAGTAGTACCGAGTATCATACCACAAGAGACTCCTTACAGTTTTATGTAATCAATAAAAATTCAGAAATAGTCAAAGAATTATTCACCCCGACAGGAGTCCCTGTTGAAGGAACAATCACAAAAGATGACAGTGAATTCAATGTTGTCAATTATGTCATTCCTATCAAAGATTTTTTAGATAATAAATTACACAATTCGACATACAGAGAATTGTATTTAGCCATGTACTCCAAAGAATATAATTATGCTGTAGACAGATATATTTTTAATGGAGAAAATGCCCCAAATGATAAAAAAGTAACCCTAGAATTAACGTATGCCATTTATGACGAAGATGATGAATAA
- a CDS encoding galactose oxidase, with protein sequence MINIKRRIVGIIAIAAISISCNNDDDFERGNWVESSVFDGIPRSSAASFVIGNKGYVGTGYDGDDYLQDFWEYDMEGDFWVQKADFPGIRRSAATGLAIGSMGYIGLGYDGDFELSDFWEYNPTANVWTQKTDFKGGPRRAAVGFGSSSKGYVGTGYDGDNDQKDFWVFEPTTNEWTKLEGFGGDKRRDATTFQIGNKVYLGTGQSNGLNKTDFWEFDLSSEKWTRKKDLDEDDDYSIARSNATSFELNGLGYIATGYNAGAVGSIWEYNPSSDVWEEITKLEALPRQDAISFSNGSSAFVLLGRNGGIYLDDNYQLFPQEEYNEDD encoded by the coding sequence ATGATAAATATAAAGAGACGAATTGTTGGTATAATCGCTATTGCAGCGATTTCAATAAGCTGTAATAACGACGATGATTTTGAAAGAGGGAACTGGGTTGAGAGTTCTGTTTTTGATGGAATACCAAGAAGTAGTGCTGCTAGTTTTGTAATTGGAAATAAAGGTTATGTAGGTACCGGATATGATGGAGATGATTATTTACAGGATTTCTGGGAATATGATATGGAAGGAGATTTCTGGGTGCAGAAGGCAGATTTTCCAGGAATACGAAGAAGTGCTGCTACAGGATTAGCAATTGGTTCGATGGGATATATTGGATTAGGATATGATGGAGATTTTGAATTAAGTGATTTCTGGGAATATAATCCGACTGCCAATGTCTGGACGCAAAAAACAGATTTTAAAGGAGGACCAAGAAGAGCTGCTGTTGGTTTCGGGTCTAGTAGTAAAGGTTATGTAGGTACCGGATATGATGGAGATAATGACCAGAAAGATTTTTGGGTTTTTGAACCAACAACAAATGAATGGACCAAGTTAGAAGGATTTGGAGGAGATAAACGTAGAGATGCTACTACATTCCAAATAGGGAATAAAGTATATCTGGGAACAGGTCAAAGTAATGGGCTGAATAAAACTGACTTTTGGGAGTTTGATTTATCAAGTGAAAAATGGACTCGAAAAAAAGATTTGGATGAAGATGATGATTACTCTATAGCCAGATCTAACGCCACAAGTTTTGAGTTAAATGGATTGGGATATATCGCTACAGGCTACAATGCAGGGGCCGTTGGTTCTATATGGGAATACAACCCCTCATCTGATGTATGGGAAGAAATCACCAAATTAGAAGCTTTACCGAGACAAGACGCAATTTCTTTTAGTAATGGTAGTAGCGCATTTGTACTGCTAGGAAGAAATGGAGGAATTTATCTGGACGATAATTACCAGTTATTCCCTCAGGAAGAATATAACGAAGACGATTAA
- a CDS encoding DUF4907 domain-containing protein, whose amino-acid sequence MNLIKSIKIINLLVLGMLVGTIVYTVDAVVEDTIEKKEPLITSVHKTMAGYGYTIKLHNRVIIKQDYIPAIQENKSFCTAAHARLVGDFVKEKLLNGISPSVSISELKKITVNCLHLP is encoded by the coding sequence ATGAATTTAATAAAAAGCATAAAAATAATAAACCTGCTAGTATTAGGAATGTTAGTAGGGACCATAGTGTATACAGTAGATGCTGTTGTAGAAGATACCATAGAAAAAAAAGAACCTCTTATAACAAGCGTACATAAAACCATGGCGGGTTACGGATATACAATCAAGTTACATAATCGAGTTATTATTAAACAAGATTATATTCCCGCAATACAGGAAAACAAGTCTTTTTGTACCGCTGCACATGCCAGATTGGTCGGAGATTTTGTAAAAGAGAAATTACTAAATGGAATTTCTCCCTCAGTGAGTATCTCAGAGTTAAAAAAGATTACAGTTAATTGTTTACATTTACCCTAA
- a CDS encoding sensor histidine kinase, with protein sequence MIPTIKKNKQLFFHIIIWIAVVFTIANQLFLEKGEFPVKFLLRIWINIVLFYVNYLFLVPRLLLKKKTLQYTLCAVLIIITPVFLNKVILTPIHQFDRIAGEDELFLFKKLEIGISILFNVISLIIGTSLRIYEEWKKNEKKNQEIESKRVTSELLYLKSQLNPHFLFNSLNSIYSLTTKKSDIAPEAVITLSELMRYMLYQTDSEFVLLHQELDYIQNYIKLQRLRIANNEDVNIQIHGSILNQKIKPLLLISFIENAFKYGTDFKGNTEVKIEIYVHQGELQFSCINLIGNRKKDYQNSGIGLQNTKERMQLLYPDKHWLMVKEENNRFIVELTLKLT encoded by the coding sequence GTGATTCCAACCATCAAAAAAAATAAGCAGTTATTCTTTCATATTATTATCTGGATAGCTGTTGTATTTACCATTGCTAATCAATTATTTCTGGAAAAAGGAGAGTTCCCGGTAAAGTTCTTGCTTAGGATATGGATAAACATTGTTTTGTTTTATGTAAATTACCTTTTTCTGGTTCCCAGATTGCTGCTTAAAAAGAAAACATTACAATATACGTTATGCGCCGTTTTAATTATTATTACTCCTGTTTTTTTGAACAAAGTGATTTTGACCCCTATTCATCAGTTTGATAGAATAGCAGGCGAAGATGAACTTTTTTTATTCAAAAAATTAGAAATAGGAATATCTATTTTGTTTAATGTTATTTCATTAATCATTGGTACTTCTTTGCGTATTTATGAGGAATGGAAGAAAAATGAAAAGAAGAATCAGGAAATAGAGTCAAAGCGAGTTACTTCTGAGTTATTGTATTTAAAAAGCCAGTTAAATCCACATTTTTTGTTTAATTCATTGAATAGTATTTATTCACTGACAACCAAAAAGTCTGATATAGCCCCGGAAGCGGTTATAACCCTTTCCGAGTTAATGCGTTATATGTTATATCAGACAGATAGTGAATTTGTATTGTTGCATCAGGAACTGGACTATATTCAGAATTATATCAAATTACAACGATTGCGAATTGCGAATAATGAAGATGTCAACATACAAATACACGGCAGTATCCTCAATCAAAAAATAAAACCGCTATTATTGATTTCATTTATTGAAAATGCATTTAAGTACGGGACGGACTTTAAAGGAAATACAGAAGTAAAAATAGAAATATATGTTCATCAGGGAGAATTGCAGTTTTCTTGTATTAACCTTATTGGTAATAGAAAGAAGGACTATCAGAATTCGGGAATAGGTCTTCAGAATACCAAAGAACGAATGCAATTGCTCTATCCGGATAAACACTGGCTGATGGTAAAAGAAGAAAATAACAGATTTATAGTAGAATTAACTCTTAAACTAACATAA
- a CDS encoding LytTR family DNA-binding domain-containing protein yields MKCVIIDDEPLAIDVIESYLEQIGGVQIVAKCTNPLEAITILNKQQVDLVFLDIEMPNLTGIDLVKTIENIPAFIFTTAYPQYALDGFNLNAVDYLVKPIPFQRFLKAISRAKEKYELHQKAISDTTIVQSVQAEEGYTNFIFVKSEYENIKINVDDIQYIQGLKDYIKIYIKGTDKPILTLLSFKEILHKLPDHKFIRIHRSYIVNIDKIKALQKTKVLVDTIRIPIGETYKNNVLKQLGIE; encoded by the coding sequence ATGAAGTGTGTAATTATTGATGATGAGCCTTTGGCGATAGATGTGATAGAATCCTATTTAGAACAAATAGGAGGAGTACAGATTGTTGCTAAATGCACGAACCCGTTAGAAGCAATCACCATTCTAAATAAACAACAGGTAGATCTTGTTTTTTTGGATATAGAAATGCCAAATCTTACAGGAATTGACTTGGTAAAAACAATAGAAAATATCCCAGCGTTTATATTCACTACTGCCTATCCGCAATATGCATTGGATGGATTTAATCTTAATGCGGTTGATTACTTAGTAAAACCCATCCCTTTTCAACGGTTTTTAAAGGCAATATCCAGAGCTAAAGAAAAATACGAATTACACCAAAAAGCAATTTCGGATACAACCATTGTTCAATCGGTGCAAGCAGAAGAGGGGTATACAAACTTTATTTTTGTCAAGTCAGAGTATGAAAATATCAAAATTAATGTAGATGATATTCAGTATATACAGGGGTTAAAAGATTACATAAAAATTTATATTAAAGGAACTGACAAGCCTATTTTAACTTTATTGAGTTTTAAAGAGATTCTCCATAAATTACCGGATCATAAGTTTATAAGAATCCACCGTTCTTATATTGTTAATATTGATAAAATAAAAGCACTTCAGAAAACCAAAGTGCTCGTTGATACGATTCGTATTCCTATTGGAGAAACGTATAAAAATAATGTGTTAAAACAATTAGGAATTGAGTAA
- a CDS encoding DUF6796 family protein, which produces MKKRLKITGILGILGTLLMFSGDMFLYYTTEDFMLETELIEVLGNIDHDRLTIGGMLGPLAAVLYFIGFYQIYMAIKPHNKTIARIIFGLYCLAMSFGGAFHSQFTYLGLVSYSEDSNLLKIVQDKIMLFYAAAVIPTLIASILFAVMILIKKTNYPRWMVLCTPIVLFPIFNLVQLLPQPYMVVVAGGWSNHIYLIFFSVSTYVLLRDEEKRLFTRMV; this is translated from the coding sequence ATGAAAAAACGACTCAAAATTACAGGTATCCTAGGCATTTTAGGAACTTTATTAATGTTTTCCGGCGATATGTTTTTATACTACACAACAGAAGACTTTATGCTAGAAACAGAACTCATAGAAGTATTAGGTAATATAGACCATGACAGGTTAACCATCGGAGGCATGTTAGGACCTCTTGCGGCTGTTCTATATTTTATCGGTTTTTATCAGATATATATGGCGATTAAACCGCATAATAAAACAATCGCCCGGATAATTTTCGGATTGTATTGTCTGGCTATGTCATTCGGAGGCGCTTTTCATTCGCAATTCACTTATTTAGGATTGGTATCTTATAGTGAAGACAGTAATCTATTAAAAATAGTACAGGATAAAATTATGTTATTTTATGCTGCTGCTGTTATTCCTACATTAATTGCCAGTATATTATTTGCTGTTATGATTCTTATCAAAAAAACAAATTATCCCAGGTGGATGGTATTATGTACGCCTATCGTATTATTCCCTATTTTTAATTTAGTTCAGCTGTTACCTCAGCCATATATGGTTGTTGTAGCCGGAGGCTGGAGCAATCATATCTATCTGATATTCTTTAGTGTATCTACATATGTCTTATTGAGAGATGAGGAAAAAAGATTATTTACCCGTATGGTATAA
- a CDS encoding DUF5995 family protein produces the protein MPNQNINTIDDVINALNQIITSSEKDESPLGYFAALYLQVTLRVQEGIKNNEFQNGPRMEKLDVIFAKRYIDAYTFYQVGKPVTLSWLKAFGFSYNWRPIVLQHLLIGMNAHINLDLGIAAAEVSKGHDIEDLHHDFNKINEILASMVDQVEKDLTSIWRPLKSIIKWTKKADSFLIDFSMEKARDGAWKYAKSIAGLSGNDLQKMIQKRDQKVAKIANLIINPGLIINLLFFLIRLGERGSVSEKIKILTNKHTSSPS, from the coding sequence ATGCCTAATCAAAACATCAATACCATTGATGATGTTATCAATGCATTGAATCAAATTATTACCTCATCAGAAAAAGACGAAAGTCCCTTAGGTTATTTTGCTGCTTTATATTTACAAGTTACTCTCAGAGTACAGGAAGGAATCAAAAATAATGAGTTTCAAAATGGTCCCAGAATGGAAAAACTGGATGTTATTTTTGCTAAAAGATATATTGATGCTTATACCTTTTATCAGGTTGGAAAACCTGTAACACTATCCTGGCTAAAAGCTTTTGGTTTTTCATACAATTGGCGCCCTATAGTGTTACAACATCTGTTAATAGGAATGAATGCACATATCAATCTGGATCTGGGAATTGCTGCAGCAGAAGTATCGAAAGGACATGATATAGAAGATTTGCATCATGACTTTAATAAAATAAATGAAATTTTGGCTTCTATGGTAGATCAGGTAGAAAAAGACCTCACTTCTATATGGCGTCCTTTGAAATCAATTATCAAATGGACAAAAAAAGCAGATTCATTTCTTATTGATTTTAGTATGGAAAAAGCCAGGGATGGCGCCTGGAAATATGCAAAAAGTATCGCCGGACTATCGGGGAATGATCTACAAAAAATGATTCAAAAAAGAGATCAAAAAGTAGCAAAAATTGCTAATCTAATAATCAATCCTGGATTGATTATCAATCTTCTTTTCTTCCTTATCAGACTGGGAGAACGAGGGAGTGTCTCTGAAAAAATTAAAATTCTGACTAATAAACATACTTCAAGTCCTTCGTAA
- a CDS encoding ABC transporter ATP-binding protein has product MQLEINQVSKRYSKNKWGIQAYTLSAGKGILGLLGPNGAGKSTLLKMIATLHTPTEGHILLNKNNIVKDPNYLRKQLGYLPQDFGVYESLNAYEFLQYIAALKGLEGKKVLERIHYLLEGVNLLASAKRPISTYSGGMKQRIGIAQALLNNPKLILLDEPTVGLDPEERVRFRNLLTDLSQQSIIILSSHIVSDIDTIADSVAIMKQGHLLVHQHPEEIIKVAKGYIFESSIPLTSLASFKKDHILISYTRKKDVLTVRYACTSPEIPATPVTPTLEDAYLYLTNTTES; this is encoded by the coding sequence ATGCAGTTAGAAATTAATCAAGTCTCTAAGCGATATTCCAAAAATAAATGGGGAATACAAGCGTATACATTATCAGCAGGAAAAGGGATCCTGGGTTTATTAGGACCAAATGGAGCTGGTAAATCTACCTTACTAAAAATGATAGCAACGCTACATACACCTACTGAAGGGCATATTTTATTAAACAAAAACAACATTGTCAAAGATCCTAATTACCTGAGAAAGCAATTGGGGTATCTGCCTCAGGATTTTGGAGTATATGAATCTCTCAATGCCTACGAATTTCTTCAATACATTGCTGCTTTAAAAGGACTTGAGGGGAAAAAAGTACTCGAGAGAATTCACTACTTACTGGAAGGGGTAAACCTGCTAGCTTCTGCAAAACGACCAATTAGCACCTATTCCGGAGGGATGAAGCAAAGAATAGGAATTGCACAAGCCTTACTAAACAATCCTAAACTTATATTACTAGACGAACCCACAGTTGGTCTGGATCCGGAAGAACGGGTTCGTTTTAGAAATTTATTAACTGATTTATCCCAGCAATCTATTATCATATTATCCTCTCATATTGTTTCTGATATAGATACCATCGCCGATAGTGTTGCTATTATGAAACAGGGGCATTTACTGGTTCACCAACATCCCGAAGAAATCATCAAAGTAGCAAAAGGATACATTTTTGAGTCTTCTATCCCCCTGACTTCTTTAGCAAGTTTCAAAAAAGATCACATTTTAATCTCATACACCAGAAAAAAAGATGTGCTAACAGTGCGATATGCCTGTACATCACCTGAGATACCAGCTACTCCTGTAACACCTACCCTAGAAGACGCTTATCTATACCTTACCAATACCACTGAATCATGA
- a CDS encoding sensor histidine kinase: MSKIDALIDNKIIQNIVVWIFLFLAMYIMIQADDKVSMTLGVIAFLCPPIYINNLLILPLFFKGRKVLASMLVIVNLLVFAAVGTYLTVYLSDTFEWRMFYNLIGILLLTFSFSSSIKIARDSFERRHQNKQAELELLKGQLNPHFLFNTLNNLYGLSVIKSDALPSLMLKLSDLLRYSLYETSEKLVPLAKEIHYLENYIALEKIRLEDKVKVDFHISGAADTVKIAPMLLIVFVENAFKYLGKNNKEEENVLIHLEISETSLIFRCENSIGTLKNEPEDLITKNKGIGVQNAKKRLALLYPNRHRLTNKETANQYSVCLTIEV; the protein is encoded by the coding sequence ATGTCAAAAATAGATGCGCTCATTGATAATAAAATTATTCAGAACATTGTGGTTTGGATTTTTTTATTTCTGGCAATGTACATTATGATTCAGGCAGATGATAAGGTAAGCATGACATTGGGTGTCATAGCCTTTTTATGCCCACCTATTTATATCAATAACCTTTTGATTTTACCTTTGTTTTTTAAGGGAAGAAAGGTTTTAGCAAGTATGTTGGTTATTGTCAATTTATTAGTTTTTGCCGCCGTTGGAACATATTTGACAGTGTATTTATCAGATACTTTCGAATGGCGTATGTTTTATAACTTGATAGGCATTTTGCTTCTTACATTTTCTTTTAGTAGTAGTATCAAAATAGCAAGAGATAGTTTTGAGCGAAGACATCAAAATAAACAAGCAGAACTAGAATTGCTGAAAGGACAATTGAATCCTCATTTTTTATTTAATACATTAAATAATCTTTATGGCTTATCAGTTATAAAATCTGACGCACTACCATCCTTGATGCTTAAATTATCAGATTTATTGAGATATAGTTTGTATGAAACATCAGAGAAATTAGTCCCATTAGCAAAAGAGATTCACTATCTAGAGAATTATATTGCATTGGAGAAGATTCGATTAGAAGATAAGGTAAAAGTAGACTTTCATATCTCCGGAGCAGCAGATACCGTAAAAATAGCTCCAATGCTTTTAATCGTTTTTGTAGAAAATGCGTTTAAGTATTTGGGAAAAAACAATAAAGAAGAAGAAAATGTTCTGATACATTTAGAAATTTCAGAAACAAGTCTTATTTTTCGATGTGAGAATAGCATAGGAACCTTAAAAAATGAACCGGAAGATCTGATTACTAAAAATAAAGGGATTGGGGTACAAAATGCCAAAAAAAGACTAGCCTTGTTATATCCGAACAGGCATAGATTGACCAATAAGGAAACAGCTAACCAATACAGTGTGTGTCTAACGATTGAAGTGTAG